A part of Flavobacteriaceae bacterium GSB9 genomic DNA contains:
- a CDS encoding alpha/beta hydrolase, with amino-acid sequence MGFKAFKNRDRKGTIIFIHGNSSSSRVFDTVMTSDDIPYSKIAVDLPGHGENQENYDKIEDFTLSRFIDKCVDFINTIDNEILLVGNSLGGHLIIEAAQKINNLKGVVIFGTPPVKYPINLDEIYLPNKELQIYFTETPSLEDIYKMSKIAVFEDKYADLIVSDFQKTNPLVRAAIASSLGDLTDEYEIFKNLQVPRYIIAGRQDPSVNLEYLKEVQKCCNGKCELIMFEKCGHYPSLEKPEEFISVIQNISSEVFTSS; translated from the coding sequence TCTTCTTCAAGAGTGTTTGATACCGTAATGACTTCAGATGATATTCCTTATTCAAAAATAGCCGTTGATTTGCCTGGGCATGGTGAAAACCAAGAAAATTATGATAAAATTGAAGATTTTACTCTATCTAGATTTATTGATAAATGTGTCGATTTTATTAACACCATAGATAATGAGATACTTCTTGTTGGTAATTCTTTAGGAGGCCATCTCATAATTGAAGCAGCTCAAAAGATTAATAATTTAAAAGGTGTCGTTATTTTTGGAACACCGCCTGTAAAATATCCTATAAATCTAGATGAGATCTATCTTCCTAACAAGGAGTTACAAATATATTTTACCGAAACCCCATCATTAGAAGACATTTATAAAATGTCTAAAATTGCTGTTTTTGAGGATAAATATGCTGATTTAATTGTATCCGATTTTCAAAAAACTAATCCTTTGGTAAGAGCTGCCATTGCAAGTAGTCTTGGAGATCTTACTGATGAATATGAAATTTTTAAAAATTTACAAGTTCCGAGATACATAATCGCTGGTCGTCAAGACCCAAGTGTTAACTTAGAATATTTAAAAGAAGTTCAAAAGTGTTGTAATGGTAAATGTGAGCTCATCATGTTTGAAAAATGTGGACATTACCCGAGTTTAGAAAAACCAGAAGAATTTATCAGTGTCATTCAAAACATTTCATCAGAAGTATTTACTTCTTCGTAA